The Tamandua tetradactyla isolate mTamTet1 chromosome 5, mTamTet1.pri, whole genome shotgun sequence genome window below encodes:
- the GOLIM4 gene encoding Golgi integral membrane protein 4 isoform X5 yields the protein MGNGMCSRKQKRIFQTLLLLTVVFGFLYGAMLYLELQTQLRKAEAVALKYQQHQESLSAQLQVVYEHRSRLEKSLQKERLEHKKAKEDFLVYKLEAQETLNKGRQDSNSRYSALNVQHQMLKSQHEELKKQHSDLEEVHRKQGEDFSRTFNDHKQKYLQLQQEKEQELSKLKESVYNLREENRQLRKAHQDMHTQLQDVKQQHKNLLSEHEQLVVTLEDHKSALAAAQTQVAEYKQLKDTLNRIPSFRKPEPVEPQNVTRVAHSPQGYSPARQKPSEEPREVSRNDRVWQNREAAPGRTEETEPYPPTQREAEFQAPALLGQQAAEPREAEERRVAEEHRRALEEEAMEQVGQAERLEEEHDPSPEEQDREWKAQRTQREAAGLLEGRAHPEVNPSIKPAPKLQSPYEEQLEQQKLAARRAEEAQRLRERQEALLQQRLQEHLLRQQQQQELRTGALSRQREAELEEGPQLQQERLRQHARYNGVDNDVVQGAEDQPIPEEDGGAYERNNQHQDEAEDTENGHEPQEQGPQETDPESEADMAGNPDQQEDNVEEQYQEEGEEEVQEDLTEEKKRELEHNAEEAYDENADDKNNDGEEQDVRDENRPKGREERYEEDEEEEEDRAAVAEKSHRRAEM from the exons TTGTTTATGAACACAGGTCAAGATTAGAAAAATCCTTGCAAAAGGAAAGACTTGAACACAAGAAAGCAAAGGAAG atTTCCTCGTTTATAAATTAGAAGCACAAGAAACACTAAATAAAGGAAGG CAAGATTCCAATAGCAGATACAGTGCATTGAATGTCCAACATCAGATGTTGAAA AGTCAACATGAAGAGCTGAAGAAACAGCACAGTGACTTGGAAGAGGTACACCGCAAACAGGGGGAAGACTTCAGTAGAACGTTTAATGATCACAAGCAAAAATACTTGCAGCTTCAGCAGgagaaagaacaagaactttctaAGCTAAAAG aaTCCGTGTACAATTTGAGAGAAGAGAATAGACAACTAAGGAAAGCACATCAAGACATGCATACACAGCTTCAAGATGTCAAG CAACAGCATAAGAATTTACTCTCCGAGCATGAGCAACTTGTAGTGACTTTGGAAGACCACAAGAGTGCGCTAGCTGCTGCACAG ACCCAAGTTGCAGAATATAAGCAACTGAAAGATACTCTGAATAGGATTCCAAGCTTTCGAAAACCTGAACCAGTAGAGCCACAAAATGTTACTCGGGTGGCTCATTCTCCACAAGGCTACAGCCCTGCTAGACAGAAGCCATCGGAAGAGCCACGGGAG GTGTCTCGAAATGATCGTGTGTGGCAGAATCGCGAAGCAGCTCCTGGAAGGACAGAAGAGACCGAGCCTTACCCCCCGACCCAGAGGGAGGCGGAGTTCCAGGCTCCAGCGCTGCTCGGCCAGCAGGCTGCGGAGCCCCGAGAGGCGGAGGAGCGCCGCGTGGCGGAGGAGCACAGAAGGGCCCTGGAGGAGGAGGCGATGGAGCAGGTGGGGCAGGCCGAGCGACTGGAGGAGGAGCACGACCCTTCCCCGGAGGAGCAGGACCGGGAGTGGAAGGCACAGAGAACACAGAGAGAAGCAGCCGGGCTTCTGGAAGGGCGAGCTCACCCAGAG GTGAATCCTTCAATCAAGCCAGCTCCCAAATTGCAGTCTCCATATGAGGAGCAGTTAGAGCAGCAGAAACTGGCAGCGAGACGGGCTGAGGAGGCCCAGCGGCTCCGAGAACGCCAGGAAGCTTTGCTGCAGCAGAGGCTCCAGGAACACCTGTtacggcagcagcagcagcaggagcttCGCACCGGAGCGCTGTCCCGGCAGAGGGAGGCGGAGCTGGAGGAGGGGCCGCAGCTGCAACAGGAGCGCCTACG GCAGCACGCTCGTTACAATGGGGTGGACAACGATGTGGTTCAGGGAGCAGAGGACCAGCCGATCCCAGAAGAGGATGGAGGTG CCTATGAAAGAAACAACCAGCACCAAGATGAAGCAGAAGACACAGAAAATGGGCATGAGCCCCAGGAACAGGGGCCCCAAGAAACTGACCCAGAATCTGAGGCAGAC ATGGCAGGAAACCCAGACCAGCAGGAAGATAATGTCGAAGAACAATACCaggaagagggagaagaggag GTTCAGGAAGATttaactgaagagaaaaaaagggaattGGAGCATAATGCTGAAGAGGCCTATGATGAAAAT GCCGATGATAAAAACAATGATGGAGAAGAGCAAGATGTCCGAGATGAAAATCGCCCCAAAGGCCGAGAGGAGCGCTACGAGGAGGacgaagaggaggaggaagacagGGCTGCTGTGGCTGAGAAATCACACCGAAGAGCTGAGATGTAG
- the GOLIM4 gene encoding Golgi integral membrane protein 4 isoform X4 has translation MGNGMCSRKQKRIFQTLLLLTVVFGFLYGAMLYLELQTQLRKAEAVALKYQQHQESLSAQLQVVYEHRSRLEKSLQKERLEHKKAKEDFLVYKLEAQETLNKGRQDSNSRYSALNVQHQMLKSQHEELKKQHSDLEEVHRKQGEDFSRTFNDHKQKYLQLQQEKEQELSKLKESVYNLREENRQLRKAHQDMHTQLQDVKTQVAEYKQLKDTLNRIPSFRKPEPVEPQNVTRVAHSPQGYSPARQKPSEEPREVSRNDRVWQNREAAPGRTEETEPYPPTQREAEFQAPALLGQQAAEPREAEERRVAEEHRRALEEEAMEQVGQAERLEEEHDPSPEEQDREWKAQRTQREAAGLLEGRAHPEVNPSIKPAPKLQSPYEEQLEQQKLAARRAEEAQRLRERQEALLQQRLQEHLLRQQQQQELRTGALSRQREAELEEGPQLQQERLRQHARYNGVDNDVVQGAEDQPIPEEDGAYERNNQHQDEAEDTENGHEPQEQGPQETDPESEADRAVVEDINPADDPNNQGEDEFEEAEQVREENLPDENEEQKQNNRKRENAEMEEHLVMAGNPDQQEDNVEEQYQEEGEEEVQEDLTEEKKRELEHNAEEAYDENADDKNNDGEEQDVRDENRPKGREERYEEDEEEEEDRAAVAEKSHRRAEM, from the exons TTGTTTATGAACACAGGTCAAGATTAGAAAAATCCTTGCAAAAGGAAAGACTTGAACACAAGAAAGCAAAGGAAG atTTCCTCGTTTATAAATTAGAAGCACAAGAAACACTAAATAAAGGAAGG CAAGATTCCAATAGCAGATACAGTGCATTGAATGTCCAACATCAGATGTTGAAA AGTCAACATGAAGAGCTGAAGAAACAGCACAGTGACTTGGAAGAGGTACACCGCAAACAGGGGGAAGACTTCAGTAGAACGTTTAATGATCACAAGCAAAAATACTTGCAGCTTCAGCAGgagaaagaacaagaactttctaAGCTAAAAG aaTCCGTGTACAATTTGAGAGAAGAGAATAGACAACTAAGGAAAGCACATCAAGACATGCATACACAGCTTCAAGATGTCAAG ACCCAAGTTGCAGAATATAAGCAACTGAAAGATACTCTGAATAGGATTCCAAGCTTTCGAAAACCTGAACCAGTAGAGCCACAAAATGTTACTCGGGTGGCTCATTCTCCACAAGGCTACAGCCCTGCTAGACAGAAGCCATCGGAAGAGCCACGGGAG GTGTCTCGAAATGATCGTGTGTGGCAGAATCGCGAAGCAGCTCCTGGAAGGACAGAAGAGACCGAGCCTTACCCCCCGACCCAGAGGGAGGCGGAGTTCCAGGCTCCAGCGCTGCTCGGCCAGCAGGCTGCGGAGCCCCGAGAGGCGGAGGAGCGCCGCGTGGCGGAGGAGCACAGAAGGGCCCTGGAGGAGGAGGCGATGGAGCAGGTGGGGCAGGCCGAGCGACTGGAGGAGGAGCACGACCCTTCCCCGGAGGAGCAGGACCGGGAGTGGAAGGCACAGAGAACACAGAGAGAAGCAGCCGGGCTTCTGGAAGGGCGAGCTCACCCAGAG GTGAATCCTTCAATCAAGCCAGCTCCCAAATTGCAGTCTCCATATGAGGAGCAGTTAGAGCAGCAGAAACTGGCAGCGAGACGGGCTGAGGAGGCCCAGCGGCTCCGAGAACGCCAGGAAGCTTTGCTGCAGCAGAGGCTCCAGGAACACCTGTtacggcagcagcagcagcaggagcttCGCACCGGAGCGCTGTCCCGGCAGAGGGAGGCGGAGCTGGAGGAGGGGCCGCAGCTGCAACAGGAGCGCCTACG GCAGCACGCTCGTTACAATGGGGTGGACAACGATGTGGTTCAGGGAGCAGAGGACCAGCCGATCCCAGAAGAGGATGGAG CCTATGAAAGAAACAACCAGCACCAAGATGAAGCAGAAGACACAGAAAATGGGCATGAGCCCCAGGAACAGGGGCCCCAAGAAACTGACCCAGAATCTGAGGCAGAC AGGGCAGTGGTAGAGGATATAAATCCAGCAGATGACCCTAATAATCAAGGTGAAGATGAATTTGAGGAAGCCGAGCAAGTGAGAGAGGAAAATCTGCCAGATGAGAATgaagagcaaaaacaaaataatcgAAAGCGAGAGAATGCAGAAATGGAGGAGCATTTGGTG ATGGCAGGAAACCCAGACCAGCAGGAAGATAATGTCGAAGAACAATACCaggaagagggagaagaggag GTTCAGGAAGATttaactgaagagaaaaaaagggaattGGAGCATAATGCTGAAGAGGCCTATGATGAAAAT GCCGATGATAAAAACAATGATGGAGAAGAGCAAGATGTCCGAGATGAAAATCGCCCCAAAGGCCGAGAGGAGCGCTACGAGGAGGacgaagaggaggaggaagacagGGCTGCTGTGGCTGAGAAATCACACCGAAGAGCTGAGATGTAG
- the GOLIM4 gene encoding Golgi integral membrane protein 4 isoform X2 codes for MGNGMCSRKQKRIFQTLLLLTVVFGFLYGAMLYLELQTQLRKAEAVALKYQQHQESLSAQLQVVYEHRSRLEKSLQKERLEHKKAKEDFLVYKLEAQETLNKGRQDSNSRYSALNVQHQMLKSQHEELKKQHSDLEEVHRKQGEDFSRTFNDHKQKYLQLQQEKEQELSKLKESVYNLREENRQLRKAHQDMHTQLQDVKQQHKNLLSEHEQLVVTLEDHKSALAAAQTQVAEYKQLKDTLNRIPSFRKPEPVEPQNVTRVAHSPQGYSPARQKPSEEPREVSRNDRVWQNREAAPGRTEETEPYPPTQREAEFQAPALLGQQAAEPREAEERRVAEEHRRALEEEAMEQVGQAERLEEEHDPSPEEQDREWKAQRTQREAAGLLEGRAHPEVNPSIKPAPKLQSPYEEQLEQQKLAARRAEEAQRLRERQEALLQQRLQEHLLRQQQQQELRTGALSRQREAELEEGPQLQQERLRQHARYNGVDNDVVQGAEDQPIPEEDGAYERNNQHQDEAEDTENGHEPQEQGPQETDPESEADRAVVEDINPADDPNNQGEDEFEEAEQVREENLPDENEEQKQNNRKRENAEMEEHLVMAGNPDQQEDNVEEQYQEEGEEEVQEDLTEEKKRELEHNAEEAYDENADDKNNDGEEQDVRDENRPKGREERYEEDEEEEEDRAAVAEKSHRRAEM; via the exons TTGTTTATGAACACAGGTCAAGATTAGAAAAATCCTTGCAAAAGGAAAGACTTGAACACAAGAAAGCAAAGGAAG atTTCCTCGTTTATAAATTAGAAGCACAAGAAACACTAAATAAAGGAAGG CAAGATTCCAATAGCAGATACAGTGCATTGAATGTCCAACATCAGATGTTGAAA AGTCAACATGAAGAGCTGAAGAAACAGCACAGTGACTTGGAAGAGGTACACCGCAAACAGGGGGAAGACTTCAGTAGAACGTTTAATGATCACAAGCAAAAATACTTGCAGCTTCAGCAGgagaaagaacaagaactttctaAGCTAAAAG aaTCCGTGTACAATTTGAGAGAAGAGAATAGACAACTAAGGAAAGCACATCAAGACATGCATACACAGCTTCAAGATGTCAAG CAACAGCATAAGAATTTACTCTCCGAGCATGAGCAACTTGTAGTGACTTTGGAAGACCACAAGAGTGCGCTAGCTGCTGCACAG ACCCAAGTTGCAGAATATAAGCAACTGAAAGATACTCTGAATAGGATTCCAAGCTTTCGAAAACCTGAACCAGTAGAGCCACAAAATGTTACTCGGGTGGCTCATTCTCCACAAGGCTACAGCCCTGCTAGACAGAAGCCATCGGAAGAGCCACGGGAG GTGTCTCGAAATGATCGTGTGTGGCAGAATCGCGAAGCAGCTCCTGGAAGGACAGAAGAGACCGAGCCTTACCCCCCGACCCAGAGGGAGGCGGAGTTCCAGGCTCCAGCGCTGCTCGGCCAGCAGGCTGCGGAGCCCCGAGAGGCGGAGGAGCGCCGCGTGGCGGAGGAGCACAGAAGGGCCCTGGAGGAGGAGGCGATGGAGCAGGTGGGGCAGGCCGAGCGACTGGAGGAGGAGCACGACCCTTCCCCGGAGGAGCAGGACCGGGAGTGGAAGGCACAGAGAACACAGAGAGAAGCAGCCGGGCTTCTGGAAGGGCGAGCTCACCCAGAG GTGAATCCTTCAATCAAGCCAGCTCCCAAATTGCAGTCTCCATATGAGGAGCAGTTAGAGCAGCAGAAACTGGCAGCGAGACGGGCTGAGGAGGCCCAGCGGCTCCGAGAACGCCAGGAAGCTTTGCTGCAGCAGAGGCTCCAGGAACACCTGTtacggcagcagcagcagcaggagcttCGCACCGGAGCGCTGTCCCGGCAGAGGGAGGCGGAGCTGGAGGAGGGGCCGCAGCTGCAACAGGAGCGCCTACG GCAGCACGCTCGTTACAATGGGGTGGACAACGATGTGGTTCAGGGAGCAGAGGACCAGCCGATCCCAGAAGAGGATGGAG CCTATGAAAGAAACAACCAGCACCAAGATGAAGCAGAAGACACAGAAAATGGGCATGAGCCCCAGGAACAGGGGCCCCAAGAAACTGACCCAGAATCTGAGGCAGAC AGGGCAGTGGTAGAGGATATAAATCCAGCAGATGACCCTAATAATCAAGGTGAAGATGAATTTGAGGAAGCCGAGCAAGTGAGAGAGGAAAATCTGCCAGATGAGAATgaagagcaaaaacaaaataatcgAAAGCGAGAGAATGCAGAAATGGAGGAGCATTTGGTG ATGGCAGGAAACCCAGACCAGCAGGAAGATAATGTCGAAGAACAATACCaggaagagggagaagaggag GTTCAGGAAGATttaactgaagagaaaaaaagggaattGGAGCATAATGCTGAAGAGGCCTATGATGAAAAT GCCGATGATAAAAACAATGATGGAGAAGAGCAAGATGTCCGAGATGAAAATCGCCCCAAAGGCCGAGAGGAGCGCTACGAGGAGGacgaagaggaggaggaagacagGGCTGCTGTGGCTGAGAAATCACACCGAAGAGCTGAGATGTAG
- the GOLIM4 gene encoding Golgi integral membrane protein 4 isoform X1 yields MGNGMCSRKQKRIFQTLLLLTVVFGFLYGAMLYLELQTQLRKAEAVALKYQQHQESLSAQLQVVYEHRSRLEKSLQKERLEHKKAKEDFLVYKLEAQETLNKGRQDSNSRYSALNVQHQMLKSQHEELKKQHSDLEEVHRKQGEDFSRTFNDHKQKYLQLQQEKEQELSKLKESVYNLREENRQLRKAHQDMHTQLQDVKQQHKNLLSEHEQLVVTLEDHKSALAAAQTQVAEYKQLKDTLNRIPSFRKPEPVEPQNVTRVAHSPQGYSPARQKPSEEPREVSRNDRVWQNREAAPGRTEETEPYPPTQREAEFQAPALLGQQAAEPREAEERRVAEEHRRALEEEAMEQVGQAERLEEEHDPSPEEQDREWKAQRTQREAAGLLEGRAHPEVNPSIKPAPKLQSPYEEQLEQQKLAARRAEEAQRLRERQEALLQQRLQEHLLRQQQQQELRTGALSRQREAELEEGPQLQQERLRQHARYNGVDNDVVQGAEDQPIPEEDGGAYERNNQHQDEAEDTENGHEPQEQGPQETDPESEADRAVVEDINPADDPNNQGEDEFEEAEQVREENLPDENEEQKQNNRKRENAEMEEHLVMAGNPDQQEDNVEEQYQEEGEEEVQEDLTEEKKRELEHNAEEAYDENADDKNNDGEEQDVRDENRPKGREERYEEDEEEEEDRAAVAEKSHRRAEM; encoded by the exons TTGTTTATGAACACAGGTCAAGATTAGAAAAATCCTTGCAAAAGGAAAGACTTGAACACAAGAAAGCAAAGGAAG atTTCCTCGTTTATAAATTAGAAGCACAAGAAACACTAAATAAAGGAAGG CAAGATTCCAATAGCAGATACAGTGCATTGAATGTCCAACATCAGATGTTGAAA AGTCAACATGAAGAGCTGAAGAAACAGCACAGTGACTTGGAAGAGGTACACCGCAAACAGGGGGAAGACTTCAGTAGAACGTTTAATGATCACAAGCAAAAATACTTGCAGCTTCAGCAGgagaaagaacaagaactttctaAGCTAAAAG aaTCCGTGTACAATTTGAGAGAAGAGAATAGACAACTAAGGAAAGCACATCAAGACATGCATACACAGCTTCAAGATGTCAAG CAACAGCATAAGAATTTACTCTCCGAGCATGAGCAACTTGTAGTGACTTTGGAAGACCACAAGAGTGCGCTAGCTGCTGCACAG ACCCAAGTTGCAGAATATAAGCAACTGAAAGATACTCTGAATAGGATTCCAAGCTTTCGAAAACCTGAACCAGTAGAGCCACAAAATGTTACTCGGGTGGCTCATTCTCCACAAGGCTACAGCCCTGCTAGACAGAAGCCATCGGAAGAGCCACGGGAG GTGTCTCGAAATGATCGTGTGTGGCAGAATCGCGAAGCAGCTCCTGGAAGGACAGAAGAGACCGAGCCTTACCCCCCGACCCAGAGGGAGGCGGAGTTCCAGGCTCCAGCGCTGCTCGGCCAGCAGGCTGCGGAGCCCCGAGAGGCGGAGGAGCGCCGCGTGGCGGAGGAGCACAGAAGGGCCCTGGAGGAGGAGGCGATGGAGCAGGTGGGGCAGGCCGAGCGACTGGAGGAGGAGCACGACCCTTCCCCGGAGGAGCAGGACCGGGAGTGGAAGGCACAGAGAACACAGAGAGAAGCAGCCGGGCTTCTGGAAGGGCGAGCTCACCCAGAG GTGAATCCTTCAATCAAGCCAGCTCCCAAATTGCAGTCTCCATATGAGGAGCAGTTAGAGCAGCAGAAACTGGCAGCGAGACGGGCTGAGGAGGCCCAGCGGCTCCGAGAACGCCAGGAAGCTTTGCTGCAGCAGAGGCTCCAGGAACACCTGTtacggcagcagcagcagcaggagcttCGCACCGGAGCGCTGTCCCGGCAGAGGGAGGCGGAGCTGGAGGAGGGGCCGCAGCTGCAACAGGAGCGCCTACG GCAGCACGCTCGTTACAATGGGGTGGACAACGATGTGGTTCAGGGAGCAGAGGACCAGCCGATCCCAGAAGAGGATGGAGGTG CCTATGAAAGAAACAACCAGCACCAAGATGAAGCAGAAGACACAGAAAATGGGCATGAGCCCCAGGAACAGGGGCCCCAAGAAACTGACCCAGAATCTGAGGCAGAC AGGGCAGTGGTAGAGGATATAAATCCAGCAGATGACCCTAATAATCAAGGTGAAGATGAATTTGAGGAAGCCGAGCAAGTGAGAGAGGAAAATCTGCCAGATGAGAATgaagagcaaaaacaaaataatcgAAAGCGAGAGAATGCAGAAATGGAGGAGCATTTGGTG ATGGCAGGAAACCCAGACCAGCAGGAAGATAATGTCGAAGAACAATACCaggaagagggagaagaggag GTTCAGGAAGATttaactgaagagaaaaaaagggaattGGAGCATAATGCTGAAGAGGCCTATGATGAAAAT GCCGATGATAAAAACAATGATGGAGAAGAGCAAGATGTCCGAGATGAAAATCGCCCCAAAGGCCGAGAGGAGCGCTACGAGGAGGacgaagaggaggaggaagacagGGCTGCTGTGGCTGAGAAATCACACCGAAGAGCTGAGATGTAG
- the GOLIM4 gene encoding Golgi integral membrane protein 4 isoform X3, whose protein sequence is MGNGMCSRKQKRIFQTLLLLTVVFGFLYGAMLYLELQTQLRKAEAVALKYQQHQESLSAQLQVVYEHRSRLEKSLQKERLEHKKAKEDFLVYKLEAQETLNKGRQDSNSRYSALNVQHQMLKSQHEELKKQHSDLEEVHRKQGEDFSRTFNDHKQKYLQLQQEKEQELSKLKESVYNLREENRQLRKAHQDMHTQLQDVKTQVAEYKQLKDTLNRIPSFRKPEPVEPQNVTRVAHSPQGYSPARQKPSEEPREVSRNDRVWQNREAAPGRTEETEPYPPTQREAEFQAPALLGQQAAEPREAEERRVAEEHRRALEEEAMEQVGQAERLEEEHDPSPEEQDREWKAQRTQREAAGLLEGRAHPEVNPSIKPAPKLQSPYEEQLEQQKLAARRAEEAQRLRERQEALLQQRLQEHLLRQQQQQELRTGALSRQREAELEEGPQLQQERLRQHARYNGVDNDVVQGAEDQPIPEEDGGAYERNNQHQDEAEDTENGHEPQEQGPQETDPESEADRAVVEDINPADDPNNQGEDEFEEAEQVREENLPDENEEQKQNNRKRENAEMEEHLVMAGNPDQQEDNVEEQYQEEGEEEVQEDLTEEKKRELEHNAEEAYDENADDKNNDGEEQDVRDENRPKGREERYEEDEEEEEDRAAVAEKSHRRAEM, encoded by the exons TTGTTTATGAACACAGGTCAAGATTAGAAAAATCCTTGCAAAAGGAAAGACTTGAACACAAGAAAGCAAAGGAAG atTTCCTCGTTTATAAATTAGAAGCACAAGAAACACTAAATAAAGGAAGG CAAGATTCCAATAGCAGATACAGTGCATTGAATGTCCAACATCAGATGTTGAAA AGTCAACATGAAGAGCTGAAGAAACAGCACAGTGACTTGGAAGAGGTACACCGCAAACAGGGGGAAGACTTCAGTAGAACGTTTAATGATCACAAGCAAAAATACTTGCAGCTTCAGCAGgagaaagaacaagaactttctaAGCTAAAAG aaTCCGTGTACAATTTGAGAGAAGAGAATAGACAACTAAGGAAAGCACATCAAGACATGCATACACAGCTTCAAGATGTCAAG ACCCAAGTTGCAGAATATAAGCAACTGAAAGATACTCTGAATAGGATTCCAAGCTTTCGAAAACCTGAACCAGTAGAGCCACAAAATGTTACTCGGGTGGCTCATTCTCCACAAGGCTACAGCCCTGCTAGACAGAAGCCATCGGAAGAGCCACGGGAG GTGTCTCGAAATGATCGTGTGTGGCAGAATCGCGAAGCAGCTCCTGGAAGGACAGAAGAGACCGAGCCTTACCCCCCGACCCAGAGGGAGGCGGAGTTCCAGGCTCCAGCGCTGCTCGGCCAGCAGGCTGCGGAGCCCCGAGAGGCGGAGGAGCGCCGCGTGGCGGAGGAGCACAGAAGGGCCCTGGAGGAGGAGGCGATGGAGCAGGTGGGGCAGGCCGAGCGACTGGAGGAGGAGCACGACCCTTCCCCGGAGGAGCAGGACCGGGAGTGGAAGGCACAGAGAACACAGAGAGAAGCAGCCGGGCTTCTGGAAGGGCGAGCTCACCCAGAG GTGAATCCTTCAATCAAGCCAGCTCCCAAATTGCAGTCTCCATATGAGGAGCAGTTAGAGCAGCAGAAACTGGCAGCGAGACGGGCTGAGGAGGCCCAGCGGCTCCGAGAACGCCAGGAAGCTTTGCTGCAGCAGAGGCTCCAGGAACACCTGTtacggcagcagcagcagcaggagcttCGCACCGGAGCGCTGTCCCGGCAGAGGGAGGCGGAGCTGGAGGAGGGGCCGCAGCTGCAACAGGAGCGCCTACG GCAGCACGCTCGTTACAATGGGGTGGACAACGATGTGGTTCAGGGAGCAGAGGACCAGCCGATCCCAGAAGAGGATGGAGGTG CCTATGAAAGAAACAACCAGCACCAAGATGAAGCAGAAGACACAGAAAATGGGCATGAGCCCCAGGAACAGGGGCCCCAAGAAACTGACCCAGAATCTGAGGCAGAC AGGGCAGTGGTAGAGGATATAAATCCAGCAGATGACCCTAATAATCAAGGTGAAGATGAATTTGAGGAAGCCGAGCAAGTGAGAGAGGAAAATCTGCCAGATGAGAATgaagagcaaaaacaaaataatcgAAAGCGAGAGAATGCAGAAATGGAGGAGCATTTGGTG ATGGCAGGAAACCCAGACCAGCAGGAAGATAATGTCGAAGAACAATACCaggaagagggagaagaggag GTTCAGGAAGATttaactgaagagaaaaaaagggaattGGAGCATAATGCTGAAGAGGCCTATGATGAAAAT GCCGATGATAAAAACAATGATGGAGAAGAGCAAGATGTCCGAGATGAAAATCGCCCCAAAGGCCGAGAGGAGCGCTACGAGGAGGacgaagaggaggaggaagacagGGCTGCTGTGGCTGAGAAATCACACCGAAGAGCTGAGATGTAG